The sequence CTTCTAAAATTCATATCGCAACTCCATTTTTCCAAGTGTATTTTATACCAGAAATAAAGTATAATCTATTTTTTCTAATATTTCAATTATGTTCGCAAGCCTGACGTCAGTATTTTATCGCAAAAATTGCAATTAAAATCAATACTGCCAAAGTGGATTCATTTAATTTTCAATATTATAGATTAGCTCTCATTTTCATTGTCATGCTCATCGACATAAGTTGATAAAGGATTGCTTTCAACGGCATTTTTCAACTGCTGGCTGTCCACATGGGTATAAATCTCCGTTGTTGCTATGCTTTCATGCCCTAGTATTTCCTGAAGTGCCCTTATGTCAACATTGCCGTGTTTATACATTAACGTTGCCGCCGTATGTCTGAGTTTATGGGTAGAATACCTTTCCGGGTCGAGTCCCGCAGCTTTTATATACTTTTTCACGATATGCTGAACAGTCTTGTTGCTTATTCTTTGCTTTCTGGAACTCAAAAACAAAGCATTTTTGTCCTTCACACCGTCAACGGGCCGAACCTTCAAGTATGCATCAAGAGCTTTTTTGCATGCCGCATTAAGGTAAATGGTACGTTCTTTGTTGCCTTTGCCCACCACAGTTAAAACATCATTTTTTATATTGCTCAAATTAATGTTTACAAGCTCGGAAAGTCGCAAACCACAATTTAAGAACAAAGTTATAATTGCAAAATCTCTTTCTTTATGCTCTCCGTCAATGGAACCAAGCAGCCTTTTGCTTTCTTCAATGTTAAGATACCTTGGAAGCCTTTTCATTATTTTGGGAGACTCCAGCTCGGCAGCAGGATTTTGCTCTAAAAGCTTTGCCTTGTTTGTAAGGTAATTAAAAAACGACCTTATGCTTGCAACTTTTCTTGCCCTCGAGCTCGCGGTATTGTCCCTTTCACGGCTTAAAAATGACATAAAGGAATAAATATCACTCAAAGTTATTTTCTTAATGACATCAATATCCATGTCTTTGATATCTATTGAGTCAAAATCTTTTTTTGAGTCCTCCAGACCAAAATGAATTTTCATAAACCTGAAAAAAAGCCTTAGATCATAATAGTATTCATGGATTGTGTTTTTCGATTTACCTCTTATGGTCTCCATGTAGCTTAAAAAGTCTTTTATTATAGCAGGTGCCTCACCATAATACGCCCCGTTCATTTTGACATCTCCCTATATATTATATATTTTTTATTTTATATATTTTTTCATTAACCGGATAATATTTTTTTAATATTTTTTGACGAAAGTTTTTTAGTTTTGTTCGGATTACATAAAAACATCTATATATAAATATCGTTATAAAAATATTATAATATAAATTTTTATAAACAATAAATTTCTAAAATAATTAAAATCTACGGAAATAAAAACAACTCCAATTACGAATAAATATACCAAAATGGCAAATTTAATCAAGGGGGGAGAAGTATTAATGAGAATGTTGAAAAAGTGTACAGGGTTTTTTCTATACGTACTTGTACTTCTCGTAAATATAATATCTGTAAGTGCATTAGAGCCACCACCGATATATGGCGACTCGAATTCGGACTGCAAGGTAAACTCAACGGACTTGACATTAATGAAAAGGTATCTTCTGCAGCAATCCATTAGCTATATCAACCTGATTAACGCTGATCTGAATGGGGATGGTAAAATAAACTCGAGCGACTACACATTGTTAAAAAGATATCTTTTGGGATATATTGATTCTTTCCCTGTGGAAAACCAGTATCCTACAACACCTGAGCCTTCACCGACACCTACTCCCGCTGTTGATGAAGAAGCATGGAAAAACAACACCGGTACAATTGAGTTGGGAGATACGATTAAAGTCAGCGGTGAAGGTATTTCGGTAAACGGTTCGGTCGTTACCATTACAGCCGGAGGAGACCACTTAGTTACAGGTACTTTAAACAACGGCATGATTTTTGTCAATACAACCGAAAGGGTTAAGCTGAGACTTAGCGGCGTAAATATAAAAAATCCAAACGGCCCTGCCATCTACTTCTACAACGTTGACAAAGGCTTTATCACAATAGAAAAAGGTACGGTCAATTATCTCTCCGACGGCTCAACATATACTGATCAGGATGCAAAAGCAGCTCTTTTCAGTAATGACGATTTGGAGCTGAAGGGAAAAGGCACTCTCTACGTTACAGGTAATTACAAGCACGGTATTGCAAGTGACGATGACCTTATTATTGAAAACGGAGATATTTACGTAACAGCAGTTACCGACGGATTACACGCAAACAGCGGCATAGAAATCAAGGGCGGAAACATCACTGTTACGGCAAAATCTGATGCCATTGAAAGCGAAAAAGATTTTGAAATGACCGGCGGTACCCTCAATCTCACTGCAGATGACGATGCGATACACTCAGAAAAAGACCTTGTAATTGACGATGGAGAAATAAATATATTAAAATGTTATGAGGGTATTGAAAGCAAGACTACTATTACAATTAACGGTGGCAAAATAAATATAAACTCAAATGAAGACGGTCTAAATGCTGCAAGCGGCCTTTATATCAATGGCGGTGAACTTTACATAACTTCAGGATATGATGGAATTGACTCCAACGGACCTATATATATCAATGGAGGATATATTTTCTCCTTTGGAGGCAACATTCCCGAAGGAGGTATTGATTGTGACTGGAATCCTCTGATAATCAATGGAGGAACCCTCATTGCAGCGGGAGGTTCCAACAGTACTCCTTCAACTTCAAGTACTCAGTGCTCGGTGCTTTTAGGCAGTGGAACGGCAAACTCCGTTATCAGTATCCAAAGGAACGGGTCTGAAATAATCAGCTTTACGGCTCCAAAGAATTATCAAAACATGGTATTCAGTTCACCGGATCTCGTATTGAATGCAACTTATGTTGTATATAGAAACGGAGTCCAGTCGGTAACCTTTACCACAAATTCAATTGTAACCAACGCCGGAGGTAGTTCCGGAGGATGGTTCCCCGGAGGAGGATTCCCAGGAGGAGGATTCCCAGGAGGCGGTGGGGGATGGTTCCCAGGCGGCCCAGGATGGTAATAAACGAGTCGCTGTCAATTAAACAGATAGAACTGTTAACTTGTTAATTTTAAATATATAATAGTGTTCGGTAGCCATACCGAAATAAATATGCATAAGACAACAGCCTGTTTATACAGACTGTTGTCTTATGTATGATTAAGTAATATAATATTGTATTATAATTGGTATAATTAAAAATATTATTTAGAAGGGAAAGATTGCTAATGTTGGATATCGCTTTAAATGCTAACATCAACTCAACATTAACTCTGGGGAGTGCTTTTTTAACTATCATAGTTTCATTTGCTTTGGGAATATTAATCAGCGTTACATATATGAAAACCCATGTAAAAGGTTATTACTCGCAAAATTTCACTCTGACATTGATTCTGATTCCTGCGGTAATTGCAGTGATAATCCTTCTGGTAGGAAGTAACGTCGCCAGAGCTTTCAGTCTTGCCGGTGCTTTTTCCATTGCCCGTTTTAGAAGTGCTGCCGGAGACCCTAAAGATATCGCATATGTGCTTTTTTCAATGGCCGCCGGACTTGCCTGTGGTACGGGATTGTTTGGCTATGCTGCACTTTTTACCATGTTGCTTTGCGTGTTTATGGTTGTTCTGTGTAAAATTAATTTCGGTGCAAAGAAGAGCTGTGAGAAAATACTAAAAATCTTGATTCCTGAGAATATGAATTACCAGGGAGCATTTGACGACATTTTAAAGAAGTATACGACAAACTACCAGTTGTGCAGAGTTAAGACAACCGATTTGGGAACACTTTTCGAACTTGTATACACAGTAACCATGGATAATGAAAAAGATGAAAAGGAGTTTATTGATGAACTTCGCTGCAGAAATGGCAATTTAAGTATAGTATTGTCAATGAATGCCGCACCAAATGACTTTTGATAGTTTATACACTGTTAAAAGCAGTTTATTAACTTATTTAAAATATTGAAACTGTAATATAAAATTTTTATTTTTTTGTTGGAACTTCATAATTTTATGTGTATAATACCCTTGTAATTATATTAAAATCGTGAGGTTGCACAAATGCAAAAAAGAAACATAGTCTTAATCGGTATGCCCAGTTCCGGTAAAACTACAATTGGGCAACCACTTGCAAAAACTCTCAACATGGGTTTTATAGATACTGATAGAATAATAATGGAGAAAGAAAAAAGGCCGCTTAGAGACATCGTAAATCATGACGGGCTGGAAAAGTTCCTTGAGATACAGCAGTCAACTTTAATGAGCCTGAACGTGGACAACCATGTCATATCAACCGGCGGCAGTGTCGTTTACAATGAAGCCGCAATGGAACATCTTAAAAGAAACAGCATTGTGGTGTACCTTAAACTGGAATTTGATGAAATTAAAAAAAGACTGTCTTCCGGCAGAAGGCTTGCAAGAGACAGTAACAAGAGCTTTGAGGATGTTTACAAAGAGCGGGTGCCTTTGTATGAAAAGTACGCCGACGTTACAATCGACTGTTCTTCTAAAAATGTTCAGTCAATTGTTGCGGAAATTAAAAATGTTTATGAAAGCATGATAAAGGGAATATAACTGATGACAGTAGCGGAAATTTATTGTCTTCTTATGAGTTTTTATAAGGGAGAGATGTAGGATGGTAGGAAATACATTCGGCAGAATATTCAGGGTTACAACCTGTGGAGAATCTTATGCAGGTGCTTTTCGCAAAAATCTTCAAATACCAAAAGAGTTGTTTGGGGGACTAATAGCAATCGTGGACGGTGTTCCGCCCGGAATAAAGCTCACTGCTGATTTCGTGCAGGAGGAGCTTGATAAAAGAAGACCGGGAAAAACTCCTTTGGATACACCAAGAAAAGAAAGGGACAAAGTATATATTTTTTCCGGAGTAATGGAAGATGATATTACAACCGGTGCTCCTGTCGGGATGATTATACCCAATGACGTTATTGAGGATGAGCACATTAACAAGCATAAGAGCTACAAAGAGGTTGTAAGACCGGGACAGGCAGGATATACCTTTTTTAAGAAGTACGGACAATTTGCAGACAATATAGGTGCAGGAAGAGCTTCCGGAAGAGAAACGGCTGCCCGTGTTGCCGCCGGAGCCGTGGCAAAGGCGGTGTTAGATACCATGGGTATAGATGTAATTGCTTTTGTAACTGAAATACACGGAATTAAAGCCCAGGAAAATATTACTTATGAAATGGCCAAAGCCAATTATCGCAAAAATGAAATAAACTGCCCGGACCTTGAAAAAGCAAAAGAAATGATTGAAGAACTTAAAAGGATAAAGGAAGAAGGAGATTCTGTAGGCGGAGTGGTGGAAATAATTGCAAGAGGTGTTCCGGCAGGTTTGGGAGAACCCGTGTTTGACAAGCTTCAGGCCACACTTGCCCACGCCTTAATGTCCATTGGAGCCATAAAAGGGATAGAGTTTGGCGAAGGATTCGGTCATACAAAATTAAAGGGTTCGGAATCAAACGATGTTCCTTATTACGATGAAGCCTCAGGCCGTGTAAGATTTAAAACCAACAGAGCGGGAGGTATACTGGGCGGAATTTCCAACGGCGAGGATATCAGAATCAGAGTTGCGGTTAAGCCGACGCCTACTATTTCAATACCTCAGAAAACAGTAAACATGTACACTCTTGAGAATGTTGAAGTAGAGTTTAACACAAGAAACGATCCTTCAATATGTCCAAGAATTTATCCTGTATGTGAAGCTATGGTCAGAATTGCTCTTTTGGATGCTTTATATATTGCAAAAGGCTATAGGGCAATCAGCAGCAACATAGATCCCCGTTGGGACCGTTTATAATCCTAATTCAAAAAATAATTTGAAATCAAAAAAAGCCTCAAAAAGCATGATAATAGCTTGTAAGAGGCTTTTTTTATTATTTTTTATTCATTTTCAGTTCATTATACTTTTCCTTTGACTTATCCTTCTTAATGGCTCAAATTCGTACTTAAGACGGCTTATTGAAAGTTCCTGGTCCA comes from Acetivibrio thermocellus ATCC 27405 and encodes:
- a CDS encoding shikimate kinase, which translates into the protein MQKRNIVLIGMPSSGKTTIGQPLAKTLNMGFIDTDRIIMEKEKRPLRDIVNHDGLEKFLEIQQSTLMSLNVDNHVISTGGSVVYNEAAMEHLKRNSIVVYLKLEFDEIKKRLSSGRRLARDSNKSFEDVYKERVPLYEKYADVTIDCSSKNVQSIVAEIKNVYESMIKGI
- a CDS encoding tyrosine recombinase XerC; protein product: MNGAYYGEAPAIIKDFLSYMETIRGKSKNTIHEYYYDLRLFFRFMKIHFGLEDSKKDFDSIDIKDMDIDVIKKITLSDIYSFMSFLSRERDNTASSRARKVASIRSFFNYLTNKAKLLEQNPAAELESPKIMKRLPRYLNIEESKRLLGSIDGEHKERDFAIITLFLNCGLRLSELVNINLSNIKNDVLTVVGKGNKERTIYLNAACKKALDAYLKVRPVDGVKDKNALFLSSRKQRISNKTVQHIVKKYIKAAGLDPERYSTHKLRHTAATLMYKHGNVDIRALQEILGHESIATTEIYTHVDSQQLKNAVESNPLSTYVDEHDNENES
- a CDS encoding DUF4956 domain-containing protein produces the protein MLDIALNANINSTLTLGSAFLTIIVSFALGILISVTYMKTHVKGYYSQNFTLTLILIPAVIAVIILLVGSNVARAFSLAGAFSIARFRSAAGDPKDIAYVLFSMAAGLACGTGLFGYAALFTMLLCVFMVVLCKINFGAKKSCEKILKILIPENMNYQGAFDDILKKYTTNYQLCRVKTTDLGTLFELVYTVTMDNEKDEKEFIDELRCRNGNLSIVLSMNAAPNDF
- a CDS encoding carbohydrate-binding domain-containing protein; protein product: MRMLKKCTGFFLYVLVLLVNIISVSALEPPPIYGDSNSDCKVNSTDLTLMKRYLLQQSISYINLINADLNGDGKINSSDYTLLKRYLLGYIDSFPVENQYPTTPEPSPTPTPAVDEEAWKNNTGTIELGDTIKVSGEGISVNGSVVTITAGGDHLVTGTLNNGMIFVNTTERVKLRLSGVNIKNPNGPAIYFYNVDKGFITIEKGTVNYLSDGSTYTDQDAKAALFSNDDLELKGKGTLYVTGNYKHGIASDDDLIIENGDIYVTAVTDGLHANSGIEIKGGNITVTAKSDAIESEKDFEMTGGTLNLTADDDAIHSEKDLVIDDGEINILKCYEGIESKTTITINGGKININSNEDGLNAASGLYINGGELYITSGYDGIDSNGPIYINGGYIFSFGGNIPEGGIDCDWNPLIINGGTLIAAGGSNSTPSTSSTQCSVLLGSGTANSVISIQRNGSEIISFTAPKNYQNMVFSSPDLVLNATYVVYRNGVQSVTFTTNSIVTNAGGSSGGWFPGGGFPGGGFPGGGGGWFPGGPGW
- the aroC gene encoding chorismate synthase, yielding MVGNTFGRIFRVTTCGESYAGAFRKNLQIPKELFGGLIAIVDGVPPGIKLTADFVQEELDKRRPGKTPLDTPRKERDKVYIFSGVMEDDITTGAPVGMIIPNDVIEDEHINKHKSYKEVVRPGQAGYTFFKKYGQFADNIGAGRASGRETAARVAAGAVAKAVLDTMGIDVIAFVTEIHGIKAQENITYEMAKANYRKNEINCPDLEKAKEMIEELKRIKEEGDSVGGVVEIIARGVPAGLGEPVFDKLQATLAHALMSIGAIKGIEFGEGFGHTKLKGSESNDVPYYDEASGRVRFKTNRAGGILGGISNGEDIRIRVAVKPTPTISIPQKTVNMYTLENVEVEFNTRNDPSICPRIYPVCEAMVRIALLDALYIAKGYRAISSNIDPRWDRL